Within Acinetobacter sp. LoGeW2-3, the genomic segment GTTGGCGTATACACATCAACGTTCTCAGTCGCTTGAAGCGGGTGTGAAATACCTGGTATTGTCAGCAACTGCATCTGCAATGCTGCTGATGGGTATGGCTTACATCTATGCGTACACAGGTACACTGAACTTCACTGCTGAACCAGGCAAAATGTTTTCTGCATTTAGCCAGCCAGCTGTGGTAATCGGTCTTGCGCTAATTGTCTTTGCTGTGGCATTCAAACTATCGCTTGCACCATTCCACAAGTGGACACCAGACGTATATGCAGGCGCTCCATCACCAGTTGCAACTTTCCTTGCGACTGTTGCAAAAGTAGCAATGTTGGGTCTGTTTGTGCGTTATGTATTGTCTTCAGGTTTAATCTTGGCAGACAGCTTCGTCACCATCATTACGATCCTTGCAGTGCTTTCGATTCTTGCTGGTAACTTGCTGGCAGTGAAACAGGTGAACCTGAAACGTATCCTTGCATACTCTTCAATTGCTCACTTCGGTTATGTACTGGTTGCCATCGTTTCTGCACGTAACTCTGACTTCCTGCAAATCCAGGGCTTCGCGACATTTGAAAGCGTGAATGTGTATATCATCACTTATGTGTTGACGACAATCGGTGCATTCGGTGTGGTAACCCTGATGTCTAGTCCGTATAATAATACGGATGAAGCTGGTAGTCTGGCTGAGTACCGTGGTCTGTTCTGGCGCCGTCCAGTATTGACTGCTGTATTAACGGTAATGATGCTGTCTCTTGCTGGTATTCCATTAACAGCGGGCTTTATTGGTAAGTTCCTGGTGGTGAAAACTGCGGTAGCTGGCGAGTCTTGGTTCCTTGCTGCAATGGTCATCCTGGGTTCAGGTATTGGTCTGTATTATTACCTACGTGTAATGGTGGTAATGTACATGACTCCACCAGAAACGCCTCGTCTTGACGCTGTAAATCACTGGGGGCAAAAAGTGGGTGGTATCATGGTGCTGGCAGTGGCTGCACTGGTACTGATCCTGGGTGTTTACCCAGATCCAATGATTGCATTCTCTAAGCTTGCTTTCTTTGCAATCTCACCTGAGCTTCAACAGTTCATTTTCACTCTGGTGCAAAGCGGTTATAACTAATTAATCGAAAGATTAGAACGTTATTACAAAAAAAGCCTCCTCGATAGGGGGCTTTTTTATTTATATAAAAACGAAAATCGCTTTATAATAAGCAGCAATTTATCTTTAACCTTTTAGGTGTTCTCCCGTGGCTATCCATGAAATCCGTCATCCTTTAATCCGACATAAACTCGGTTTACTTCGTCGTGCAGACATCAGTACCAAGAACTTCCGTGAGCTGGCTCAAGAAGTGACCATGCTCTTGACTTATGAAGCGACCAAGGATCTTCCTGTTGTTGAGCATGAAATTGACGGTTGGAACGGCTCAGTCACTGTAGACCGTATCGCTGGTAAGAAAATTACCGTTGTGCCAATTCTACGCGCCGGCATTGGTATGCTGGATGGTTTTCTGAACCTGATTCCAAGCGCCAAAGTATCTGTACTGGGTCTTGAGCGTGATGAAGAAACTTTAGAAGCACGTACTTACTATAAAAAACTGGTACCAGATGTACAAAATCGTATTGCGATGATCATTGATCCAATGCTGGCGACGGGTTCTTCTCTGGTGGCTGCAATTGATGTGCTGAAAGCAAGCGGCTGTAAAGACATTCGGGTGATGGTACTGGTTGCTGCACCAGAAGGTATTAAACGTGTTGAAGCAGCACATCCAGACGTGGTGATCTTTACGGCTGCGGTGGACGATGGCTTGAATGAAAATGGTTACATCGTTCCAGGTCTGGGCGATGCGGGCGACAAGATTTTTGGTTCGGTTCAAAAAGACTGATTTTTGAAGATGAACAGGAAAGGGGCTTTTATAGCCTCTTTTTTATATACTGAACAATATAATGGTCAGATTAGGGTACGTAAATGAGTTCTGAACAATATCAAGGCAAAGTCAAACAATACAATGCAGAGAAGGGCTTTGGTTTTATTTCATCTCCAGAAGGTGATGTATTTTTCCATATTTCGGATTTTCCTGCAGACTCAGGTGAGCCGAAGCGTAATGAGCGGGTAAAGTTTAACGTGATTCAAAATGGTGATAAGTACAAAGCTATTAAAATTGAACGCGTAGCTGATAAGTCCAAGAAAGCGAAAAAAGCCAAGGCTGTCGCGGTAAATACTTCAATTACCACTGAATTATTGTCTAGCTTAAAACGTTAAATTTTTACTTTCGATTTAAACTGAAAAGGGGCTTTAGAGCCTCTTTTTATTTGATTTTTTATTTAATGTAATTTTATAACGGTTTTTTTAACTTAAATGCTATGCGATGTTGCTAAAACAATAAAATACCTACTAAAGCTCACAATATATCTTATGGCCTTCCACTTAAAATACGCATCTATGATGATTCAGGGACATATATCATGTTTACAGATGGAAGAGTTAAAACCTATGACTCCCTAAGCGGGACCGGAAGCATTGAACTGGCAAACACGGCACAGGAGTTAGGTTTCCAGTTACAGCAATTACCTTCACCTGAAATAATGCCTCAAGTTGGAGAGCGGCTTAAATTCAGAATCATTGAAGAACAGAATAAGATTCAACTGGACAATATGGTGCGTCTAGATATCAAACCCCAACAGGAATTTGTTCCTGATGTAGTCGTACTGCCATCTCTAGCACCTGCCGTGGTGGCTGTTCCAGTACGTAACAGTATTTTCTTTAGTCCTACACTCTGGCTGGCTTTTGTATCAGCGCTTGGATTCATGATATTTGGAGAAATTTAGGTCAGTCTTCAATTTTTAATAAGATATTTGTCCCATTCTTAAAAAAGCGCCTTAAGGCGCTTTTTTAATTTGAACAGAAATTTAGGCTTCACAGAATTTCATAAAAGCTTTTAAACCTGGACCTTGATACTTCTGACGGTGTACCAGCATAAATAATGGACGGGTTAGAGACCAGAAGGGTGTATCAAGAATCACCAACTGACCTTTTTCACGTAAAGGTTCAATTGCCAGTTTAGAAATACACGACATACCTAAGCCACCAGCTACAATTTTCAGAATTGCTTCGTTATGACCGAGGGTCAGACGGATATTGGCATCCGGAACATCTTGCAGAATTGCGTTATCAAAGACTTCACGTGTACCTGAACCTTCTTCACGAAGAATCCATTCAACCGATTTAAAATCTTCCGCAGTCAATGGGCGGTCTAACTGAGCTAACGGATGATCTGGGGCACAGCAAACAGCAAGTTCATCATCACGCCAATGGATGCATTGCAACTGTGGCAAGTGACATGAACCTTCAATTAATGCGAGATCCAATTGGAACTGGTTCACAGCTTCGATCATCTGGCGGGTATTACCCACCTGAAGTTGCAAATGGGCCTGCGGCTGGATTTTCAGGAAATCCGCCATCAGGTCTGGCATCAGATAGTCAGAAATGGTCAGGGTTGCACCGAGACGCAGGTCAATGCTTTGCAGTTCACCTTTGGCGGCTTGCTCGAAAGATTCACAGCGACCCAGAATTTCTAGGGCTTGAGGGAGAAGGAAGCGACCTAAGTCATTGAGCTGTAAACGCTTACCAAGACGGTCGAATAAAGGCGCGCCAAGACCATCTTCTAAATCTGCTAAAGCCATACTCGCCGCACTTTGGGTGAGTTTGACTGCATCACTGGCTTTGGTGACGGTGCCTTCTTGAGCAACTGCTACAAAAACAGCCAACTGGCGTAAAGTCATGCGCATGAATAGAGCCTTAACATTTAAAAAATATTAATAAATTATGCTGTCATGCTAACATGAGCACAGTCTTTGATGCCACGTTTGAATCATGTCTATTGAAAAATTTAGCTTAGAAAAGGTTTTATCTGTACACCGTTGGACCAATACGCTGTTTAGTTTCACTATGACCAGACCCGCACATTTCAAGTTTACCGCTGGTCAGTTTGCGCGTATTGGCTTGAAAGTGGGTGATGAAATCGTGGTTCGGGCGTATTCAGTGGTGTCATCACCGTTTGATGAAGTCTTAGAATTTTTCTCGATCGTGGTACCAGAAGGTAAATTTACTTCGAATTTACAACATCTTAAAGTAGGTGATGAACTTTACCTGGAAAAGATTCCTTATGGTTATCTGACCCTTGCACGTTATCAATTGCCTTTGCCACAAGATTTATGGCTACTTGGAACCGGCACCGGTTTGGCACCATTTTTATCCATGCTACAGGACTTTGAAACCTGGAATAACTATACAAAAATTAATCTGGTTTATAGTGTGCGTAGTCAAGCTGAACTGGCTTATGTAGATCGGATTCAGGAAATTGCTGAAAGCTTTGGAGAAGGGCATGGTGGCTTTAAATTTATTCCAATTATTACCCGCGATCCTGAAGCACCACTACATGACCGTTTACCGATTCTGATTGCCAATGGTGAGCTGGAGAAAGCAGCAGATATGCAGCTTAATCCCGAAACCAGCCATGTGATGTTGTGTGGTAACCCGGAAATGGTTGAAGATACCAAAGAAGCGTTGAAAGCACGTGGCCTGACTATGAACCGCCGTGGTGAAGGGAATATTGCGGTGGAGAATTATTGGTAGGCTTGAATGACTTACCTTCAAAAGCTCATCCTAGGATGAGCTTTTTTATAGGTATCTAATAAAAGCTAAGTGGTAAAAACTTAGTGCAGAATCTTATTCAGGAATTGCTGCGCACGCTCACCACGCGGTGTATTGAAGAAATCATCTTTACTGCAATCTTCCACAATTTTTCCCTGATCCATAAAGATCACGCGATTGGCGACCTGTCGGGCAAAGCCCATTTCATGGGTGACGCACATCATGGTCATGCCTTCTTTGGCCAGTCCGACCATCACATCGAGTACTTCATTAATCATTTCAGGATCGAGTGCTGAAGTCGGCTCATCAAACAGCATTGCAATCGGATCCATACTCAATGCACGGGCTATTGCAACACGTTGCTGTTGTCCACCAGAAAGTTGTGCCGGGAATTTATTGGCCTGTGCACTTAAACCGACCCGATCCAGATAGGCAAGACCTTTCTGTTGGGCTTCGGTTTCAGAACGGCCTAATACTTTGATTTGGGCAATGGTCAGGTTTTCGGTAATGCTCAGATGTGGAAACAGCTCAAAATGCTGAAACACCATACCGACACGACTACGTAATTTATTTAAATTGGTTTTTGGATCATTAATTTTAATTCCATCAACCAAAATAGTACCTTGCTGAACCGGTTCCAGACCATTGACGGTTTTAATCAGGGTTGATTTTCCTGAACCCGAAGGACCACAAACCACCACGACTTCACCTTGGCGGATCTGGGTGGTGCAGTCAGTCAATACCTGAAAATCCTTGTACCATTTACTGACATGCTGGAGGTCAATCATGATTTTTCCTTCGCTCATATACTTAACCTCTGCTGTAATTTTTTCACGATATATGTGGCGATCAAACTAATAGTGAAATAGACCAGACCGGCAAAAAGAATATATTGGGTGAGTAGAGACATCAGATCTCCACGCACATAATTGGTCCGGAAAAAGTCCAACAGGCCAATCGCATAGACCATGGTGGAATCCTGAAACAAAATAATGGTCTGTTGTAATAACAGCGGTGTCATCTTGCGAAAAGCCTGGGGCAATACAATCAGCCGCATGGATTGCCCATAGCTCATGCCCAAGGCATAGCCTGCATCCGTTTGTCCCTTGGGAATGGACTGAATCCCGGCTCGGACAATTTCAGAAAAATAGGCAGCCTCAAACAGCATAAAGGCCACAATACTGGACACCAGTGCCGTATCCATGGTCAGGTATTTTCCAGTCACTCCGGTATAGATAAAAGGTACAGCGAAGTAAAACCACATCAGCACCAGCAGCAAGGGAATCGAACGAAACAGATTTACATAACCCTTGGCAATCCAGTTAAACACCCGAATTGAAGACAGTCGCATTAAAGCCAGTAATGTGCCAATCAAGACCCCGCCAATAGTGGCAAAACATAAGACTTTTAAGGTGATACTCAGACCATGCCACAAGGCAGGTGCGGATAACTGTAAATCCTGAAAAAAAGCAGTGAACCATTCCATTATTCTGTCCCCGCAATCAGACCAGGTACCTGGAAGCGTCTTTCCAGAAAGTTCATCAAGCCAATCAGGTAGACATTAATCAAGATAAAAATCAGCGTGACGTAGGTATAGACCTCAATGGTATTTTGCGTATATTCACTAATGGTCTTCATCTGGGAAATAATTTCCGCAACGCCAACCAGTGAGGCTACCGAAGTATTCTTGACGCAGTTGGTCAGTTCAGAACTGAGCGGTGGCAAGATCATGCGGAAAGACTGCGGTAAAATCACATAGCGATATAATTGTGTGGTACTAAAACCCATGGCATAGCCGGCATTGACCTGCCCGGGTGGAATGGCTTCAATCCCGGTACGCACCTGTTCACAAACCCGTGCTGCAGTAAACAGTCCCAAACCGATACTGGCTGAAATCAACGCCGTGGTATTTGCGCCAAAATCATTAATCCACCAGCTTTGAATACTGTTCGGCAGAAAGTTGGGAACTACATAAAACCAGATAAATAACTGGATCAGTAAAGGCACATTGCGGAAAACAGTGACATAGGTAGTCCCAATCGCCCGAGCAGTGGGACTAGGCAAGGTTCGCATAATGCCCAACAGACTCCCCAGGAGCATGGCGATCGACCAGGCCACAATCGCAATCACCGCTAACCAGCCGATGCCCGTCATGATCCAGTTAAGATAGGTTGTATCACCAATCCCGGTCGGTTGTAATAAGACACCCCAATTCCAGCTGTAATTCATTATCACTCCAGAATCTGCTTAAACAGGCCATGCTTAAGCAGATGGATAAAGTTTAGTGCTTATTGATCGCGGTCATGCGGGTTGCTGATCAGGGCTCTTAAGTCATCCGACATGGCAAAGTTCAGGTTGATATTTTTGGGTGGAATTGGCGACTGGAACCATTTTTGGTACATGCTGTTGATTTCACCGGAGCTATAGGTAGCTTTAATTGCATCATCTACCACCTGCTTAAACTCGGTGTCACCTTTACGGATCATTCAGCCATAGATTTCGTTAATTGGCGCGGTTCCGACAATGTGCCATTGCTCCGGATTTTTAGCTTTGGACTTTTCACCTGCCAGCAGAATGTCATCCATCATAAAAGCGGCTGCACGGCCACTTTGCAGCATTAAAAAGGATTCTGCATGGTCTTTGGTAGAAATAATTTCGCCAATACCCAATTCTTTTTCATGCTGACGAATATAGCGTTCAGAGGTGGTGCCAGCCGTAGTCACCAACTTTTTGCCTTTCAAATCGCTAAAGTCATTAATACCAGAATTGGTAGAGGTTAATAGGCGTGAACCCACTTCAAAAAAGCCCACAGAGAAATCGACCTGTTGCTGACGCTCTTTGTTATTGGTAGTGGAACCACATTCCAGATCCACTGTACCGTTGGAGACTAGAGGAATGCGGTTCTGGCTGGTCACCAGGTTATAGCGGATTTTTAAATCAGGAAGATTCAGCTTTTGTTTGACTGCTTCAACCACTTTGAGTTGCAGGTCATGGGCATAACCCACTGGCTGATTCGGATTATCCGCGATATAAGAAAATGGAATCGAGGAATCACGATAACCTAAAACAATCGTGCCAGACTGCTTGATTTTATTCAGTGTGCCAGAAGTATTTTCGCTACCTTGCTGATTACTTGGCGCCTTGTTATCACTACATGCGCTGAGTCCTAAGGGCACTGGCACATAGCAGCGTAGCGAACTGAGTCTTTGCTTTCATCGTAAAACTCCATTTTCATTTTCAATTATTATGCGTCAGCCCTTCTTAGGCTGTGCTGAGACGATATTCTGGTTATTGCTATAAAGTCTAAGTGCTCGTTTATATTCATCTTAGTTGATCATTCCAGCATGACTCAAGCTGTATTTATTGCTGAAATGTTACTGAGGCAGAAAAGAAAATCTGCGGGATAATGTTTTGAATGCAAATAAAGAAAAGAATAGAGTCAAAAAATAAAGGCACAAAAAAACCTCCATCATGGAGGTTTTCATCACAATGTTATTTAGTGTACAAACATATCCATAAAGTCACGGATTTCCTGAATCGCTGTCTCTACATCCGAGGTCAACCAGGTTGGTTCAAAGAAACCGGCATAATGTTCCAGGCGTTCTGCAGGCACGACCAGACGTACTGGACATTCTTCTTCCAATAAGCGCCATGGAATGATCGGCACGTCATTATCGAGCCAAGCTGCAACATTACGCACATCAATGATCATTGCGTTCACGCAATCCGGAAACGGCATCACCGACATTTCTTCGGTACGACGACGGAAATATTCCAGATCCTGCCAGCGCAGCAAAAAGCTTGGCTTGCTGAATTCAATAATTCCAATCAGATGCTGATCGCGGGTGTGGTGTAACGCACATTGATGTGTGACGTCAGTGTCAAGATCAAGCGATACACTTTGTTGACGATACGCCATAAAACTCGAGTGTATAAATAGGAGGTGGATGATTATAGCGCATTTCGTACCGATAGGGCAGCGATTCAATTTGCTTTCACTGAACAGTAAATAAACTGGTACGGCTTATGCATATCTTCAGGGAACAAAGATAAAAACAAAGAGGTTGCTATGTCAGAGCCAAAAAGTGTCATCGATACCGGCGTCACCGAAACTACAGTACAAGAAGATTATTTTGCCCTGCGACAGCTGAAAAAAGGCGCCGTAGGCTGGCTGCTCCTGGTTGGGTTAGGCGTAGCCTATGTGATTTCAGGGGACTTTGCTGGCTGGAATTTTGGTCTGGCACAGGCGGGTTGGGGCGGAATGTTTATTGCCACTATTGTCGTGGCATTTATGTACCTGTGCATGTGTTTGGCGATGTCTGAGATGTCAACCATGCTACCGACAGCGGGTGGGGGTTATAGCTTTGCCCGTACAGCTTTTGGTCCATTTGGCGGCTATTTGACAGGCAGTGCAATCTTGATCGAATATGCGATTGCACCCGCAGCAATTGCCTGCTTTATCGGGGCGTATTGTGAGGCTTTATTTGGTATTGGCGGCTGGATTATTTATCTGGTCAGCTACCTAATCTTTATGGGGCTGCATCTTAAAGGCGCAGGCGAAGCGCTGAAGATCATGTTTATTATTACCGCAATTGCTGCTGTAGCCTTGATGGTGTTCATCTTTGGTATGTTGCCGCATTTTAATAGTGCAAACCTGTTCAATATTGCAGTCAATACTGGAGCCGCTGGCGCAAGTACTTTCCTGCCATTGGGCTATTTAGGGATCTGGGCTGCTGTACCTTATGCAATCTGGTTCTTCCTGGCGGTTGAAGGTGTGCCATTGGCAGCGGAAGAAGCTAAAGAGCCGGCAAAGTCCTTACCACGTGGTCTGATT encodes:
- the gigC gene encoding LysR family transcriptional regulator GigC yields the protein MRMTLRQLAVFVAVAQEGTVTKASDAVKLTQSAASMALADLEDGLGAPLFDRLGKRLQLNDLGRFLLPQALEILGRCESFEQAAKGELQSIDLRLGATLTISDYLMPDLMADFLKIQPQAHLQLQVGNTRQMIEAVNQFQLDLALIEGSCHLPQLQCIHWRDDELAVCCAPDHPLAQLDRPLTAEDFKSVEWILREEGSGTREVFDNAILQDVPDANIRLTLGHNEAILKIVAGGLGMSCISKLAIEPLREKGQLVILDTPFWSLTRPLFMLVHRQKYQGPGLKAFMKFCEA
- the eat gene encoding ethanolamine permease — its product is MSEPKSVIDTGVTETTVQEDYFALRQLKKGAVGWLLLVGLGVAYVISGDFAGWNFGLAQAGWGGMFIATIVVAFMYLCMCLAMSEMSTMLPTAGGGYSFARTAFGPFGGYLTGSAILIEYAIAPAAIACFIGAYCEALFGIGGWIIYLVSYLIFMGLHLKGAGEALKIMFIITAIAAVALMVFIFGMLPHFNSANLFNIAVNTGAAGASTFLPLGYLGIWAAVPYAIWFFLAVEGVPLAAEEAKEPAKSLPRGLIGSMLILAFFALSILLLGPGAAGADAMKDSGAPLVDALVAVYGTNTWMASFVNFVGLAGLIASFFSIIYAYSRQIFALSRAGYLPKKLSLTNTNHAPYLAIIIPGIIGFLLSLSGEGDLLILMAVFGATISYVLMMMSYIKLKVSRPNLARPYTAPGGIVTASIALVLAAIAVVAGFLVDPKVWLMAAAIYVVLILYFLLYSRHHLVAGTPEEEFARIEAAEKELN
- a CDS encoding ferredoxin--NADP reductase; the encoded protein is MSIEKFSLEKVLSVHRWTNTLFSFTMTRPAHFKFTAGQFARIGLKVGDEIVVRAYSVVSSPFDEVLEFFSIVVPEGKFTSNLQHLKVGDELYLEKIPYGYLTLARYQLPLPQDLWLLGTGTGLAPFLSMLQDFETWNNYTKINLVYSVRSQAELAYVDRIQEIAESFGEGHGGFKFIPIITRDPEAPLHDRLPILIANGELEKAADMQLNPETSHVMLCGNPEMVEDTKEALKARGLTMNRRGEGNIAVENYW
- a CDS encoding cold shock domain-containing protein, which produces MSSEQYQGKVKQYNAEKGFGFISSPEGDVFFHISDFPADSGEPKRNERVKFNVIQNGDKYKAIKIERVADKSKKAKKAKAVAVNTSITTELLSSLKR
- a CDS encoding amino acid ABC transporter ATP-binding protein → MIDLQHVSKWYKDFQVLTDCTTQIRQGEVVVVCGPSGSGKSTLIKTVNGLEPVQQGTILVDGIKINDPKTNLNKLRSRVGMVFQHFELFPHLSITENLTIAQIKVLGRSETEAQQKGLAYLDRVGLSAQANKFPAQLSGGQQQRVAIARALSMDPIAMLFDEPTSALDPEMINEVLDVMVGLAKEGMTMMCVTHEMGFARQVANRVIFMDQGKIVEDCSKDDFFNTPRGERAQQFLNKILH
- the upp gene encoding uracil phosphoribosyltransferase; translation: MAIHEIRHPLIRHKLGLLRRADISTKNFRELAQEVTMLLTYEATKDLPVVEHEIDGWNGSVTVDRIAGKKITVVPILRAGIGMLDGFLNLIPSAKVSVLGLERDEETLEARTYYKKLVPDVQNRIAMIIDPMLATGSSLVAAIDVLKASGCKDIRVMVLVAAPEGIKRVEAAHPDVVIFTAAVDDGLNENGYIVPGLGDAGDKIFGSVQKD
- a CDS encoding amino acid ABC transporter permease; protein product: MNYSWNWGVLLQPTGIGDTTYLNWIMTGIGWLAVIAIVAWSIAMLLGSLLGIMRTLPSPTARAIGTTYVTVFRNVPLLIQLFIWFYVVPNFLPNSIQSWWINDFGANTTALISASIGLGLFTAARVCEQVRTGIEAIPPGQVNAGYAMGFSTTQLYRYVILPQSFRMILPPLSSELTNCVKNTSVASLVGVAEIISQMKTISEYTQNTIEVYTYVTLIFILINVYLIGLMNFLERRFQVPGLIAGTE
- the nuoN gene encoding NADH-quinone oxidoreductase subunit NuoN produces the protein MNFTMSFSELMPLAPVMIVALTAIVAMLVTAVKRNHNLVATTTVIGLNLAALYMIFVLLAGKFAPANVMNLFIVDPFTMLYQFVILIAALACSTLSHAYIETYKDNREELYILMLCSVAGAMLMVASTHYASFFISLELMSIPVYGLLAYTHQRSQSLEAGVKYLVLSATASAMLLMGMAYIYAYTGTLNFTAEPGKMFSAFSQPAVVIGLALIVFAVAFKLSLAPFHKWTPDVYAGAPSPVATFLATVAKVAMLGLFVRYVLSSGLILADSFVTIITILAVLSILAGNLLAVKQVNLKRILAYSSIAHFGYVLVAIVSARNSDFLQIQGFATFESVNVYIITYVLTTIGAFGVVTLMSSPYNNTDEAGSLAEYRGLFWRRPVLTAVLTVMMLSLAGIPLTAGFIGKFLVVKTAVAGESWFLAAMVILGSGIGLYYYLRVMVVMYMTPPETPRLDAVNHWGQKVGGIMVLAVAALVLILGVYPDPMIAFSKLAFFAISPELQQFIFTLVQSGYN
- a CDS encoding ABC transporter permease subunit (The N-terminal region of this protein, as described by TIGR01726, is a three transmembrane segment that identifies a subfamily of ABC transporter permease subunits, which specificities that include histidine, arginine, glutamine, glutamate, L-cystine (sic), the opines (in Agrobacterium) octopine and nopaline, etc.), with protein sequence MEWFTAFFQDLQLSAPALWHGLSITLKVLCFATIGGVLIGTLLALMRLSSIRVFNWIAKGYVNLFRSIPLLLVLMWFYFAVPFIYTGVTGKYLTMDTALVSSIVAFMLFEAAYFSEIVRAGIQSIPKGQTDAGYALGMSYGQSMRLIVLPQAFRKMTPLLLQQTIILFQDSTMVYAIGLLDFFRTNYVRGDLMSLLTQYILFAGLVYFTISLIATYIVKKLQQRLSI